The proteins below come from a single Ptychodera flava strain L36383 chromosome 6, AS_Pfla_20210202, whole genome shotgun sequence genomic window:
- the LOC139135541 gene encoding uncharacterized protein, whose protein sequence is MRRNAPNNRRIGFQEWIGDVCRHPENRSENDFSVFVYSDFARTPLCVTVKRACSIRWLKRTAIDRLGLLPNAKSAITDPRLSLRKLVPRSGCPETLEEDRTIGDSDVSADDNLLLTFGERGLLGGGGGDDDRVAGEGDSEDKRVKREELHEHAYKLYRHKGLLLKRLDLSGHILNHLVQDGAITLEDYYHIYQPGMSPRMQIERLIDVLAVKDNDAYQTFLASLQHGHSDLVGILEVEEKFQRMSVTPPPPLPEGTPEQGLTSPRAQILRDAAGQGNISFLTSSTSRRLTETPLSPSMKKESQTPIESRANLLEKPTDNHSVTNYDPKPNHILPKSPQTAINQFQQNIHSSEDALMTSPATVSSTLTGFAQSEPQQSGGILDSPRALTSQSFKPLPSHALAQATQANDSRTTSTAPSVRPPPPPYRYTLHKSPLWNMSESPPRYPYPGQVYHAPREESLGQPSESSAGRPPDGTVGDDMDATHATEDYYELHNPLPIFTSYSVYRQMQHNDVRNVNQQSAHQVQTQRATPYESQRHGSNSDNTMRAYESAYSYMEDADAMILDTDEANPPFRRRSYPHYGPQDSLYFSTAREYDTTILDPGCEKYPEATTESNKSAQATRLCIDDTPTQPTSSMIASLADLSATPSLRTAEPTRAIRVAQSVPVVRRRREREVYLSQSAGTESLYQNKVENGPPCHITTPITTRSNMFPPVPPTTTSDYTHPESLMVSCPEGAQSVRERGTPRMGVRAINSTPSLSQSPEMMDTSSPQRVRSFEGMHRLATCLPPSSVLSRGRSLTRRTHGRPWRQAQTPPPPKREPVTVRRRLAVTPPPTRASTPHVGYRLYTALDEDASVKANAEHFFRKLYTEEYAWMAQLCPRRHIKDIYTDLKLSKREPHGRPENFESFDLGETLQRDLCGAGSNRILVEGDAGSGKSTMCLKLVFDWATDNPDAAIKSKIPILLRVRNIADSVKDSVLALFPKEYSDEFREEFWEYLQRQADEFVLIFDGVNEMADGTKSDLLDLYGNKSQCKSAMLITTQPPRKMCLNHSSDVIVHVKGFSWYHTVDFIRKFFPRNFTSAAELTRELGLPINAFEFNSMRSAPRQEYFQKLCISPLHISILCSVWEDLEAKFVPQKISDLYRVLVLCTVRRLAIKENIILHADDLERIPDVYYDALLHLGKVSLTYIQKNETRVKRSDLKHNNNIVIQLGLLVREFGQYTVDRGMNFVPFHRSFFDFLAALYVYDAIRCNPLHDNSQVCRQLLRNVHCHQVCVFLVELLGRANLAHHFFAGFRRIDSLDTIFEYLNLTKASERFAALIAPLLPKSLTIHKQNWPVWKQHILCHLLRQDNASLKYLQINDPLSYIVPELWAALQQNRSVTSVNLEEFSLNTTPFEKAGLELVAHTLRNKWTLKVLKLQVTLSYHDSKDIFPIQSPEAEAVSVENLQLMVDCIRVSTIEHLYIFPCFGSKFSQMHMSVISEVLKQNPRLLSLNIGGHDYFCDSGIPSLYQNGLKFNSKLQSLNLSFCNLGEEDPAWVSVCGPILEPVFYDFTGAAVIAHIMRQCIHLSQVNVSQCKLTPQGAHYLADAMRQNQSVTSLDLSYNSLGYVGITEFGHVLRVNNTLIELQLNRIGFDEQSIIMFCDSLARNRGLKKLHLKECGVWGRALVVPLVNALCHKTDLELLDVSLNAIGDDGIVILTDVLQNSTRMKHLDLSVNKISDISIQSLAQGLLAMPQLQALLLQLNDITSRGARVIASLLPRMAQLRRLDLEKNKIGDKGVTWVAKSLKNHPNLKVVNLCDNDIGNSGAKSMADVLINNAVITHLKLCGDVKQTNYIDNEGAWSISRLLSQTER, encoded by the exons ATGCGTCGGAATGCACCCAACAATCGGAGGATTGGATTCCAAGAGTGGATCGGTGACGTCTGTCGTCATCCCGAAAACAG GTCAGAAAATGACTTTAGCGTGTTTGTGTACAGTGACTTTGCGAGGACGCCGTTGTGCGTGACGGTTAAGAGAGCGTGCTCGATACGCTGGCTGAAGCGGACCGCAATTGACAGGCTGGGGTTATTACCCAACGCGAAGTCTGCGATCACAGATCCCAGATTGTCTCTGCGGAAACTCGTTCCAAGGTCGGGATGTCCCGAGACG CTGGAAGAAGACCGCACGATTGGCGACAGCGACGTCTCTGCAGACGACAATCTACTCTTGACATTCGGAGAACGGGGACTTCTCGGTGGCGGAGGTGGCGATGATGATAGAGTCGCAGGGGAGGGCGACTCGGAGGACAAGAGAG tGAAACGTGAAGAACTACACGAACATGCCTACAAACTATACCGACACAAAGGTCTCCTGCTTAAAAGACTAGATCTCAGCGGGCACATCCTCAATCACCTCGTGCAAGATGGCGCCATAACTCTGGAAGACTACTATCACATATATCAACCTGGGATGTCACCCCGTATGCAAATCGAACGATTAATTGATGTGCTAGCGGTGAAGGACAATGACGCCTACCAGACTTTCTTAGCCTCCTTGCAGCATGGTCACTCCGATTTAGTCGGAATACTAGAGGTTGAGGAAAAATTTCAGAGAATGTCCGTCACCCCGCCGCCTCCACTACCTGAGGGCACTCCCGAACAAGGCTTGACCTCACCGAGGGCTCAGATACTGCGCGATGCCGCGGGTCAGGGTAACATATCTTTTCTGACCTCATCAACAAGCAGACGTCTGACCGAAACACCCCTGTCCCCATCAATGAAAAAAGAGTCCCAAACACCGATTGAAAGTCGAGCCAATCTTCTTGAAAAACCGACAGACAATCACTCAGTGACAAACTACGACCCAAAACCTAACCATATACTGCCAAAGTCACCCCAGACTGCCATTAACCAGTTTCAACAGAATATTCACTCCAGTGAAGATGCTTTAATGACGTCACCTGCCACAGTGTCTTCAACTCTGACCGGGTTCGCTCAATCGGAACCACAACAAAGTGGAGGAATCCTAGATAGTCCCAGAGCGTTAACTTCTCAGTCATTTAAGCCGTTACCTTCACACGCTCTAGCCCAAGCTACACAGGCCAATGATTCTCGCACCACATCAACAGCACCTAGTGTCAGACCGCCTCCCCCACCATACAGATACACCCTGCACAAGTCTCCACTCTGGAATATGTCGGAATCGCCTCCGAGGTATCCTTACCCGGGGCAAGTGTATCACGCACCCCGAGAAGAGTCGCTGGGACAACCGAGCGAAAGTTCAGCCGGTCGCCCGCCTGACGGCACCGTTGGAGATGACATGGACGCCACGCATGCCACGGAAGATTATTACGAGTTGCACAACCCCTTGCCGATTTTCACCAGCTATTCCGTGTACCGTCAAATGCAACACAATGACGTCAGGAATGTGAATCAACAGTCAGCTCATCAGGTTCAAACACAACGAGCCACACCGTACGAAAGTCAAAGGCATGGCTCAAATTCGGACAATACCATGCGGGCTTATGAATCTGCGTACTCTTACATGGAAGATGCGGACGCCATGATTCTCGATACAGATGAGGCAAACCCGCCGTTTCGACGAAGATCATACCCACATTATGGACCTCAGGATTCGCTTTATTTTTCGACGGCCAGAGAGTACGATACTACAATTTTGGACCcaggatgtgaaaaatatcCCGAAGCGACAACTGAAAGCAATAAATCAGCCCAAGCAACGAGACTTTGTATTGACGATACCCCGACCCAGCCCACGTCTTCAATGATCGCTTCACTCGCCGATCTTTCCGCAACTCCCTCGTTGCGAACGGCGGAGCCTACCCGAGCAATTCGCGTCGCTCAAAGTGTCCCCGTTGTCAGGAGGCGTCGCGAGAGGGAAGTGTACTTGTCACAGTCAGCGGGGACGGAAAGTCTATATCAGAATAAAGTCGAGAATGGGCCTCCGTGTCACATTACAACACCAATCACGACCAGAAGCAACATGTTCCCTCCAGTTCCGCCAACAACGACAAGTGATTACACTCACCCAGAAAGTTTAATGGTTTCATGCCCGGAGGGCGCGCAAAGCGTGCGTGAAAGGGGGACACCAAGAATGGGTGTCAGGGCGATCAACTCAACCCCCAGCCTGAGTCAATCGCCAGAAATGATGGACACTTCTTCGCCGCAACGGGTCAGGTCGTTCGAGGGAATGCACAGACTAGCCACCTGTTTGCCTCCGTCGTCAGTCCTGAGTAGGGGACGATCCTTAACAAGAAGGACACATGGTAGACCGTGGCGCCAGGCACAAACCCCGCCACCACCCAAACGAGAACCGGTGACGGTACGGCGACGGCTGGCCGTCACGCCGCCACCGACCAGGGCAAGTACTCCACATGTTGGATACAGATTATATACGGCCTTAG ATGAAGACGCGTCGGTCAAAGCTAACGCTGAACACTTCTTCAGGAAACTGTACACGGAGGAATACGCTTGGATGGCCCAGCTCTGCCCACGCAGACACATCAAGGATATTTATACTGATCTGAAGCTGTCCAAGAGAGAGCCACACGGCAGACCTGAGAACTTTGAATCGTTCGATCTGGGAGAGACACTCCAGAGAGACCTCTGTGGGGCCGGGTCAAATCGAATTCTCGTGGAAGGCGATGCCGGATCGGGAAAGAGCACCATGTGTTTGAAATTGGTCTTCGACTGGGCGACAGATAACCCGGATGCCGCCATCAAATCCAAGATACCAATCCTGCTGAGGGTAAGAAACATTGCAGACAGCGTGAAGGACAGCGTCTTGGCTTTGTTTCCGAAGGAATACAGCGACGAATTCAGGGAAGAATTCTGGGAGTATTTACAGAGGCAGGCCGACGAATTTGTGTTGATCTTCGACGGTGTCAACGAAATGGCCGACGGGACCAAGAGCGATCTGCTTGATTTGTACGGAAACAAATCCCAGTGCAAGAGTGCGATGCTGATCACCACTCAGCCACCGAGGAAAATGTGTCTAAATCATTCAAGTGACGTCATCGTCCACGTCAAGGGGTTTTCCTGGTACCACACGGTGGATTTCATTCGGAAGTTTTTTCCCAGAAATTTCACGAGTGCGGCTGAGTTGACCCGTGAACTGGGCCTCCCGATCAATGCTTTCGAATTCAACTCTATGCGATCTGCCCCAAGGCAGGAGTACTTTCAGAAGCTGTGCATTAGCCCTCTCCACATCAGCATTCTGTGCTCTGTCTGGGAGGATTTAGAGGCTAAATTCGTGCCTCAGAAGATTTCCGATCTGTACAGGGTTCTTGTCTTGTGTACTGTCAGGCGTCTGGCAATCAAGGAAAACATAATCCTGCATGCTGACGACCTGGAGAGGATACCGGACGTGTACTACGACGCCCTCTTACACCTGGGCAAAGTTAGCTTGACGTACATCCAGAAGAACGAGACTCGTGTGAAGAGGTCGGATTTGAAACATAACAACAACATAGTCATTCAGCTTGGTTTGCTAGTCAGGGAGTTCGGTCAGTATACGGTCGACCGCGGAATGAATTTCGTCCCGTTCCACAGGTCCTTTTTCGACTTTCTCGCCGCCCTTTATGTTTACGATGCAATCCGTTGCAACCCGCTCCACGACAACTCTCAAGTGTGCCGTCAGTTGTTGCGGAATGTCCACTGCCATCAAGTCTGCGTTTTCCTGGTCGAACTCCTCGGTAGGGCCAACCTGGCGCACCATTTCTTCGCCGGGTTTCGCAGAATCGACTCCTTGGACACGATATTTGAGTACTTGAATCTGACCAAAGCAAGTGAACGGTTCGCCGCTCTCATCGCCCCATTACTGCCAAAGTCGTTGACTATACACAAGCAAAACTGGCCGGTTTGGAAGCAGCATATATTGTGTCATTTACTCCGTCAAGACAATGCAAGTTTGAAATACCTCCAGATCAACGATCCCCTGTCGTACATCGTACCGGAGCTTTGGGCCGCCCTCCAGCAGAATAGGTCTGTGACCTCTGTGAACTTGGAGGAGTTCTCCCTCAACACAACCCCCTTTGAGAAGGCCGGGTTGGAACTGGTTGCGCACACACTGCGAAACAAGTGGACGTTGAAAGTGCTGAAATTGCAAGTGACGCTCAGTTACCATGACAGCAAGGACATATTCCCGATCCAAAGTCCGGAAGCTGAGGCAGTTTCAGTGGAGAATTTACAACTCATGGTCGATTGCATTCGGGTCAGTACTATAGAACATCTGTACATATTTCCTTGCTTCGGATCGAAATTCTCGCAAATGCACATGTCTGTTATTTCCGAAGTACTGAAGCAAAATCCACGACTTCTATCGCTAAATATTGGCGGCCACGACTATTTCTGTGACTCGGGCATCCCGTCCCTCTATCAGAACGGTCTGAAGTTCAACTCCAAGCTGCAAAGCTTGAACCTCTCATTTTGCAATCTAGGCGAGGAGGACCCGGCATGGGTGTCAGTTTGCGGCCCTATACTTGAACCGGTGTTCTATGACTTCACAGGAGCCGCCGTTATAGCTCATATAATGCGTCAGTGCATTCACCTCAGTCAGGTGAACGTTTCTCAGTGCAAACTCACGCCGCAGGGGGCGCACTATCTTGCGGACGCgatgagacagaaccagtcggttACGAGCCTGGATCTATCCTACAACAGCCTTGGCTACGTCGGCATCACGGAGTTTGGTCACGTGCTTCGCGTGAACAACACTTTAATCGAACTACAGTTGAACCGCATAGGATTTGACGAACAGTCAATCATCATGTTTTGCGATTCCCTTGCCAGGAACAGGGGTCTCAAAAAGTTGCATCTGAAAGAGTGCGGAGTTTGGGGGAGGGCGTTGGTCGTCCCGCTCGTCAATGCACTGTGCCACAAGACCGACCTGGAATTGCTCGACGTGAGTCTGAACGCGATCGGCGACGACGGCATCGTGATACTGACGGATGTTTTGCAGAATTCCACGAGAATGAAGCATCTCGATTTGAGCGTGAACAAGATATCAGACATCAGCATCCAGTCTCTGGCCCAGGGACTTCTAGCGATGCCCCAACTCCAGGCTCTCCTCCTGCAGCTGAACGACATCACATCCAGGGGCGCGCGCGTCATAGCCTCGCTCCTACCGCGGATGGCACAGCTCAGACGCCTTGACTTGGAGAAGAACAAGATCGGCGATAAGGGCGTCACGTGGGTGGCCAAATCACTGAAAAATCACCCCAACCTGAAAGTTGTCAATCTCTGTGACAACGACATCGGCAATTCGGGAGCCAAGTCCATGGCAGACGTGCTGATCAACAACGCTGTCATCACCCATCTCAAACTCTGCGGTGACGTCAAGCAGACAAACTACATCGACAACGAGGGTGCTTGGAGCATATCCAGGCTCTTGTCACAAACAGAACGTTGA